The genomic region AAGATGAAAGAAGCGTGCTGAGTATGAAAAAGAGAATAATGTTCTCCTTAATGGGCTTATTATTTCTGACTGCTTGTGGGAATACAAGTGACACACCAGAAATGGAATCAAGTGCGGTCAACATGAATCAAGAAGAGGTTTTATACCAAGGAATGGTTGCGGAAGTTTTGGAAAATGGTCTCTTAGTTTCAGAATTAAACCCAATTGACCGCGAAGATGCGGCGGGATTTTCTGAAGTCATTTTATTAATGGAAGACACATCTGCTTATTCCGATTTACAAGTCGATGATTTAGTTGAAGTGACCTTGATAGCAAATGCGCCGACAACCATGTCGATTCCCCCACAAATTCCAGGCAATGCGATTATTAAAATAGAAGCAGTAAAATAAATACCAAAAAGCAGTTACTCCGATAAGGGAGCAGCTGCTTTTTCTACGTCAAGAATATCTAATAAATCGTCTGATGCGTTTTCGAACGACACGACCTCTTTTAAATGCCCCTGAGAAACCCAGCGATTTAAAATGTCATCGCTACAGGTAATTAAGGTCAGTAGTTTTTCCCCAGGAACTTCGGCAATCACATCCACACGGTCCGGACTAACCATTTCAACAGTGTCCACTTGATAGATATAAATATCCTTTAAATCTGTTAAATAAACCAAATCTCCAGCTGACATATACTGTAAATCCGAAAACAAGATACCAGTTTTAGCATAGTTATGGCTCACTAGGGAATAATTAGCTTGGCCAAGTTCTTGTGTAGGCGTCATCGTGCCAGCCCCCGCTACTAAATTTTCTTCGGCCAAACCATTCAAAATAGGTAGTTGCAGTTTCAATGACGGAATCGTTAACCCACCAATAACAGGTAAGTCTGTTCGTTTTTGGTGGCTTTCTACGACGGATTCCCAAGTTACTGGTCTCGTTTGATCAAAGTCAAATTGAGCCGAACGTTGCTTATTTTCTTCAAAAATCTCTGTCGTGTATATGTCAATTGGATTAGCAACCGCTACTTGTTTGATCAAATGGGTTTGAATCGGATTTTTTAATAAAAAAACCATACCAATAAAAATGAGTATTAAAGAAAGATGTTTCCTTTTTTTCACTCGATTTGAAACTCCTTTCTTTTAGATAGTTGAGAGAGGATCTTTTGTTTTCGGTTTTCTTTTTTAATTTGGCTCACTTCATTAATCAGTTTCTCAAAATTATTAAAGGAGCCCGTCATATTATAGGGATAGAGAAAGAAAATGGGTTGCGGAATCTCTATATTCAAGCTAACACTCGTAATTAAAATATCGAAATTTAAATGAGATAAATCTGCTGCACAGATATCAGGATGCTCTAATTTTTTAAAAGAAATAAACTTATTAAATTTAGATTCCAGAATATCAATAATAAATTTTGTGTAACTAGTATGTTGATGGCTATAAACTAACACATCTAATGATTGAATAGAAAGGTTGAGGTCATAATATAAGTCGGGCCATTTAGATAAAAAAACAAATAATAATTTTTCGATTATAGCATCATTTAAGTAAAGGTTCTGTTTTTTTAGTATATGGATAAATTTTTTTTTAGCAATTTCATAAAAAATTGGGAACTTTTCTCTGAAAGTGGTCAGTAAAAATGCACTTTGTGAATCGAATAAAAAAAAGTTTCGATAACTGGCTGGGATAGGATACAAAGAATAAAGTTCCAAGATGTTATTTAGTTCAAAGATGAGATAGGTATGATCTCTTTTGGGAATTTGAAATATCTCCGTCAAAAATGTTATCGTTTCTAAAAAGTCATGAT from Jeotgalibaca dankookensis harbors:
- a CDS encoding class A sortase, encoding MKKRKHLSLILIFIGMVFLLKNPIQTHLIKQVAVANPIDIYTTEIFEENKQRSAQFDFDQTRPVTWESVVESHQKRTDLPVIGGLTIPSLKLQLPILNGLAEENLVAGAGTMTPTQELGQANYSLVSHNYAKTGILFSDLQYMSAGDLVYLTDLKDIYIYQVDTVEMVSPDRVDVIAEVPGEKLLTLITCSDDILNRWVSQGHLKEVVSFENASDDLLDILDVEKAAAPLSE